In Haloterrigena turkmenica DSM 5511, a single genomic region encodes these proteins:
- a CDS encoding DUF7331 family protein translates to MTEYDTNASVTEHDPFEQYHYIEYTTDDEPVAVIQDRENDRAWIQSTHAVTVER, encoded by the coding sequence ATGACCGAATACGATACGAACGCTTCAGTCACGGAGCACGACCCCTTCGAACAGTACCACTACATCGAGTACACGACGGACGACGAACCAGTGGCCGTCATTCAAGACAGGGAGAACGACCGGGCGTGGATCCAGTCGACGCACGCCGTCACCGTCGAGCGGTGA